A genomic stretch from Calditrichota bacterium includes:
- a CDS encoding MtnX-like HAD-IB family phosphatase, producing MKKKKIKIFVDFDGTISMTDVGDALFQKYADADWDKIVQDWKDGKISSREVFTLGCENTRITKEELFRFSDAQKIDPYFKIFFNHCRQKNYPVTVLSDGLDLYIKRILAKEGLGDIEVIANELTFIAENKMRVEFPYYEKGCLVCGNCKGYQIREHREDGELIVYVGDGYSDRCAVPEADVLFAKDDLKNYCFENGMSFHEFDNFKDVLNELKNIERKLS from the coding sequence ATGAAAAAGAAAAAAATCAAAATTTTTGTCGATTTTGACGGTACGATTTCGATGACCGATGTCGGCGATGCGCTGTTTCAGAAATACGCTGACGCGGACTGGGACAAAATCGTGCAGGATTGGAAGGACGGAAAAATCAGCTCGCGGGAAGTTTTTACGCTGGGCTGCGAGAATACGCGCATTACGAAAGAGGAATTGTTCCGTTTCAGCGACGCGCAGAAAATCGATCCGTATTTCAAAATTTTTTTCAATCACTGTCGTCAAAAGAATTATCCCGTTACTGTGTTGAGTGATGGGCTGGATTTGTACATCAAAAGAATCCTGGCAAAAGAAGGGCTCGGCGACATCGAGGTGATCGCCAATGAGTTGACTTTCATCGCCGAAAATAAAATGCGTGTAGAATTTCCTTACTACGAAAAAGGTTGTCTGGTGTGCGGTAATTGCAAAGGTTACCAAATTCGTGAGCATCGGGAAGATGGCGAGTTGATCGTTTACGTGGGCGACGGCTATTCGGATCGCTGCGCAGTGCCCGAAGCAGATGTCCTGTTTGCCAAAGATGATTTGAAAAATTACTGTTTTGAAAATGGGATGTCTTTTCATGAATTTGATAATTTTAAAGATGTTCTGAATGAATTAAAAAATATCGAAAGAAAATTGAGCTAA